In the Streptomyces sp. SJL17-4 genome, CCCATGGTGCCGTTGGCGATCAGCTGCTTGTACCGGGCGTTGGACTCCACCGCGGTGCCGAAGCCCGCGTACTGGCGCATCGTCCACGGCCGGCCGGTGTACATCGACGGGTACACCCCGCGCGTGAAGGGGTACGCGCCCGGCTCGCCCAGCTTCTCCACCGGATCCCAGCCCTCCAGCGCCTCCGGTCCGTAGACCGGCTCGATGGGCAGTCCCGACTCCGACTCGCGCGCCATTGGCTGTGCCTCCCGATGCGATGGGCCCTTCCCCACAGCATGCGCGGATCGTGACCTGGGCGCGCAACCACACACGCGCGGGAAGCATCCCTAGGTACAGACGAATCATCCCGGGGGGCAACAATGAAGCGGTCTTCTTCCGTCATACGCAGAGCGGTCCTGGCAGCGGCCTCGGTGGCCCTCGCCGCGGGCTGTACGGCCCAGGCGGCCGGCTCCGGAGGCGGCTCCGGGAGCCCGACGAACGCGCCGACGACCGCGGCCCCCGTACCGACCGACGCCCCCACCGAGGACGGCAAGCCCCCGTCCCCCTCGGCGAGCACCGCGACGCCCACCGACGCGCCCACGGAGACGCCGTCCGGAACCCCTTCCGAGACGCCGGGGCCCAAGGCCCTGATGGGCGACGGGGACGAGAGCGAGCAGGTCCGTGAGCTCCAGGCACGGCTGCGGCAGCTCGGGTACTTCGACCGGGCGCCCACCGGCTTCTACGGGACGATGACGGCCGGATCGGTCAAGGCCTTCCAGAAGAAGCAGGGTCTGCCGCGGACGGGTTCGGTCGACGAGACGACCTGGCAGCGGCTGCTCGGCGCGAGCCGGAAGCCGACCGCGGACGAGCTGAAGCCGTCGACGACCAACGAGCTGGACA is a window encoding:
- a CDS encoding peptidoglycan-binding protein, whose product is MKRSSSVIRRAVLAAASVALAAGCTAQAAGSGGGSGSPTNAPTTAAPVPTDAPTEDGKPPSPSASTATPTDAPTETPSGTPSETPGPKALMGDGDESEQVRELQARLRQLGYFDRAPTGFYGTMTAGSVKAFQKKQGLPRTGSVDETTWQRLLGASRKPTADELKPSTTNELDTPDARCMTGRVLCISKESRTLAWMIDGKVVSSMDVRFGSENTPTREGTFTVERKVRQDWSRLYHTPMPLSMYFSRGQAVHYSSDFAARGYNGASHGCVNVRDRAKLTTLFDQVKVGDKVVVHW